In one window of Tellurirhabdus rosea DNA:
- a CDS encoding 50S ribosomal protein L25/general stress protein Ctc translates to MKKHEIVGFKRANLGRSESIALRAEGYVPGVLYGGTEQVHFYAPTILFRQLLSTPDAYEVTLNIEGDEYRAILQETQYHPVSDQLLHADFLQIVDGKPLKVEVPIRFVGTAPGVQKGGKLIQKLRKMKLKGLAENIPDYVDVDVTTLDLGKTVKVGQVTVEGVEILDNVSNPIASIEIPRSMRGKV, encoded by the coding sequence ATGAAAAAACACGAGATTGTAGGGTTTAAAAGAGCGAATCTCGGTCGTAGTGAGTCTATTGCACTCCGCGCCGAGGGTTATGTTCCCGGCGTACTGTACGGGGGCACTGAGCAGGTTCATTTCTACGCGCCGACGATTCTGTTCCGCCAGTTGCTGAGCACGCCGGACGCTTACGAAGTAACGCTGAATATTGAAGGTGACGAATACCGCGCTATCCTTCAGGAGACGCAGTACCACCCGGTGAGCGATCAGCTGCTGCACGCCGACTTCCTCCAGATTGTTGACGGCAAGCCGTTGAAAGTGGAGGTGCCTATCCGCTTCGTCGGTACGGCTCCGGGCGTTCAGAAAGGTGGTAAACTGATCCAGAAGCTGCGCAAAATGAAACTCAAAGGTCTGGCCGAGAACATTCCGGATTACGTGGACGTGGACGTAACGACCCTCGACCTCGGCAAGACCGTGAAAGTGGGCCAGGTAACGGTGGAAGGCGTCGAAATCCTCGACAACGTTTCCAACCCGATTGCATCCATTGAAATTCCGCGTTCGATGCGGGGCAAAGTGTAA
- a CDS encoding ribose-phosphate pyrophosphokinase, translating into MASLNTVKIFSGSQSRYLSEKIARHYGKDLGGYTLRRFSDGELSPSFEESVRGCDVFLIQSTMPPADNLMELLLMVDACRRASAHYVTVVIPYFGYARQDRKDKPRVSIAAKVVANMLESVGTDRLMTIDLHAGQIQGFFDFPVDHLEGTSVFVPYIKSLNLENLIVASPDVGGAARARNFAKHFNAEIVLCDKHRKRANEIASMQVIGDVEGANVVLVDDLIDTGGTLCKAAQILRDKGAKSVRAVCTHPVMSGAAHDNIANSVLEELVVSDTIPMRHPNDKIRVLTVAELFAKAIGRIRDHESISSLFINH; encoded by the coding sequence ATGGCCTCGCTGAACACCGTCAAAATCTTCTCCGGTAGTCAATCCCGATACCTATCCGAAAAGATCGCCCGTCACTACGGAAAAGATTTGGGAGGGTACACGCTCCGCCGCTTTTCGGACGGCGAGCTGTCGCCCAGTTTTGAGGAGTCTGTCCGGGGCTGCGATGTGTTTCTGATCCAGTCGACGATGCCGCCGGCCGACAACCTGATGGAACTGCTCCTGATGGTCGATGCCTGCCGTCGGGCTTCGGCGCACTATGTGACCGTGGTGATTCCGTATTTCGGTTACGCCCGTCAGGACCGGAAAGACAAGCCGCGTGTGTCGATTGCCGCTAAGGTGGTCGCCAACATGCTGGAATCCGTCGGCACGGACCGCCTGATGACCATCGACCTGCATGCCGGGCAGATTCAGGGCTTTTTCGACTTTCCGGTCGATCATCTGGAAGGAACGTCGGTGTTTGTGCCGTACATCAAAAGCCTGAACCTGGAAAATCTGATCGTCGCGTCTCCGGACGTTGGCGGCGCGGCCCGGGCCCGGAACTTTGCAAAGCACTTCAACGCCGAAATCGTGCTTTGCGACAAGCACCGGAAGCGGGCCAACGAAATCGCCTCAATGCAGGTCATCGGGGACGTGGAGGGCGCGAACGTGGTGCTGGTCGATGACCTGATCGACACCGGCGGCACGCTTTGCAAAGCCGCGCAGATTCTGCGCGACAAAGGGGCCAAGTCCGTCCGGGCGGTGTGTACGCACCCCGTCATGTCGGGAGCGGCCCACGACAACATTGCCAACTCGGTGCTCGAAGAACTGGTGGTGTCGGACACGATTCCGATGCGCCACCCGAACGACAAAATCCGGGTATTGACCGTAGCCGAGCTTTTCGCCAAAGCCATCGGCCGCATCCGTGACCATGAATCTATCAGTTCACTTTTTATAAATCACTGA
- a CDS encoding phosphatase PAP2 family protein, with amino-acid sequence METLNRFDTELFLYLNNLYAPWLDPIMIRITERNTWIPFYVALVIWLAYRYRKRAIGQVLMLGAAVALSDQFASGLLKPLTLRLRPCHEPALQKLIHPVMECGGTYGFASSHAANTFALAMGLWLLLGKEYPPVRWVFVWAVLVAYSRIYVGAHYPLDILAGAGGGVLMAGLSYAVYRQISRKLGIVA; translated from the coding sequence ATGGAGACCCTCAATCGCTTCGATACGGAGCTTTTTTTGTACCTGAATAACCTGTACGCGCCCTGGCTCGATCCGATCATGATCCGGATCACGGAGCGCAATACCTGGATTCCGTTCTACGTGGCGCTGGTAATCTGGCTGGCGTACCGCTACCGGAAAAGGGCCATCGGCCAGGTGCTGATGCTCGGTGCAGCCGTTGCCCTGAGCGATCAGTTTGCGTCCGGCCTGCTCAAGCCGCTGACCCTGCGGCTGCGGCCCTGCCACGAACCTGCGCTGCAAAAGCTCATCCATCCCGTCATGGAATGCGGTGGCACGTACGGCTTTGCTTCTTCCCACGCGGCCAATACGTTTGCCCTCGCAATGGGGTTGTGGCTGCTGCTCGGGAAGGAGTACCCGCCTGTCCGGTGGGTGTTTGTCTGGGCCGTGCTGGTGGCCTACAGCCGGATCTACGTCGGGGCGCATTATCCGCTCGACATTCTGGCCGGCGCGGGCGGCGGGGTGCTGATGGCGGGCCTGAGTTATGCGGTTTACCGGCAAATTTCCCGTAAATTGGGAATAGTTGCCTGA
- a CDS encoding alpha/beta fold hydrolase: MAQAFNERGYAVTACDLPGHGHSPGKRGHVDGYEVLLDSVQALLDFTQSLYPGKPVVLLGHSMGGNIAANFLIRRQPDVRAAVIQAAWLRMPYDPPKLEIWLARPCGVFTPRCRCRPGWMLRPFRRTRPWWRPTGKTRWFTEKLRRAGSSEPSRRSSSPLTMWPGSGCRRWSCTAPATGLQPLPARPIWPATEAQT; the protein is encoded by the coding sequence GTGGCGCAGGCGTTCAATGAGCGCGGCTATGCCGTGACGGCCTGCGATTTGCCGGGGCACGGGCATTCGCCGGGGAAACGGGGGCATGTGGATGGGTACGAGGTGCTGCTGGACAGTGTGCAGGCGCTGCTGGATTTCACCCAGAGCCTGTATCCCGGTAAGCCGGTGGTGCTGCTGGGCCATTCGATGGGCGGAAACATTGCCGCTAATTTCCTGATCCGGCGGCAACCGGACGTTCGGGCGGCGGTCATCCAGGCGGCCTGGCTCCGGATGCCCTACGACCCGCCGAAACTGGAAATCTGGCTGGCCCGACCATGCGGGGTATTTACCCCTCGCTGCAGGTGTCGTCCAGGCTGGATGCTTCGGCCATTTCGTCGGACCCGGCCGTGGTGGAGGCCTACCGGAAAGACCCGCTGGTTCACGGAAAAATTACGCCGGGCTGGTTCTTCGGAGCCTTCGAGGCGCAGCAGTTCGCCATTGACCATGTGGCCCGGATCGGGGTGCCGACGCTGGTCATGCACGGCACCGGCGACCGGATTGCAGCCCCTTCCGGCTCGGCCGATCTGGCCCGCAACGGAGGCCCAAACCTGA
- the trpS gene encoding tryptophan--tRNA ligase, which translates to MARILTGIQSSGRPHLGNILGAIRPAIELSREPQNESFFFIADLHSLTSLRDGQQRREYTRAVAATWLAFGLDTEKNTFWRQSRVPEHTELAWYLNCFTPKPMLENATSYKDKMEKLGIANTGLFTYPVLQAADILLYDANIVPVGKDQKQHLEMTRDIASSFNRQYETDIFVLPDARIDERLMTIPGIDGQKMSKSYNNYIDIFLPEKELNKVIKKILSDSTPLEEPKNPDSDITFQLFSLLASETQVAEMRENYLRGGYGYGHAKKALYELMLDVFAEPRQRYDYFMNNPDALEAELQRGETKAREVASQTIARVREVLGFS; encoded by the coding sequence ATGGCACGCATTCTCACCGGCATTCAAAGCAGCGGACGACCGCACCTGGGCAACATTCTGGGCGCGATTCGTCCGGCAATCGAACTTTCCAGGGAACCACAAAACGAATCGTTTTTCTTCATTGCCGACCTGCACTCGCTGACCAGCCTGCGCGACGGGCAGCAGCGCCGCGAATATACCCGGGCGGTGGCCGCTACCTGGCTGGCCTTCGGACTGGATACCGAAAAAAATACCTTCTGGCGGCAATCCCGCGTTCCCGAGCATACCGAGCTGGCGTGGTACCTGAACTGCTTTACGCCCAAGCCCATGCTGGAAAACGCCACCTCCTACAAGGATAAGATGGAGAAACTGGGAATTGCCAACACGGGCCTGTTTACCTATCCCGTGCTTCAGGCGGCGGATATTCTGCTCTACGACGCGAACATTGTGCCCGTAGGCAAGGACCAGAAACAGCATCTGGAAATGACCCGCGACATTGCCAGTTCGTTCAACCGCCAGTACGAAACGGACATTTTTGTGCTGCCCGACGCCCGCATCGACGAGCGACTGATGACCATTCCCGGCATCGACGGCCAGAAAATGAGCAAGTCGTACAACAACTACATCGACATTTTTCTGCCGGAAAAAGAGCTCAATAAGGTCATCAAGAAAATCCTGTCCGACTCCACGCCGCTGGAAGAACCCAAGAATCCGGACTCCGACATTACCTTCCAGCTCTTTTCGCTGCTGGCTTCCGAAACCCAGGTTGCCGAAATGCGGGAAAACTACCTTCGCGGCGGCTACGGCTACGGCCACGCCAAAAAAGCCTTGTATGAACTGATGCTGGACGTCTTTGCCGAACCCCGCCAGCGCTACGATTATTTCATGAACAACCCCGACGCCCTCGAAGCGGAACTCCAGCGCGGCGAAACCAAAGCCCGCGAAGTCGCCAGCCAGACGATTGCCCGCGTCCGCGAAGTGCTGGGATTTAGTTAA
- a CDS encoding DUF2461 domain-containing protein, protein MKTKTVTQGQLTAATLDFLRELADNNNREWFAENRKRYEAAKAEVEGLVRSLLQGVELFQPLPNTEVKDCIFRINRDIRFSKNKSPYKLNFAIAIGPGGRHSGRIDYYVHIQPGGETLLGAGMWQPTPQHLAKFRQEIDYNVDELKRIIEAPDFKAYFPEIWGETMKTAPKGYTADHPEIELLRRKQLFFMHRYSDREVLSPGFAEEILKGMRLLKPYCDYLNYLFFDEE, encoded by the coding sequence ATGAAAACGAAAACCGTAACCCAGGGCCAGCTTACGGCCGCCACACTCGACTTTCTGCGTGAACTGGCTGACAATAACAACCGGGAGTGGTTCGCCGAAAACCGCAAACGGTACGAGGCCGCCAAAGCAGAAGTGGAAGGACTGGTGCGCAGCCTGCTACAGGGCGTGGAACTGTTTCAGCCCCTGCCCAATACAGAGGTGAAAGATTGCATTTTCCGGATCAACCGGGACATCCGCTTTTCAAAAAACAAATCGCCTTACAAACTCAATTTTGCCATTGCCATCGGTCCCGGCGGGCGGCACTCGGGCCGGATCGACTATTACGTCCATATCCAGCCCGGCGGTGAAACGTTGCTGGGCGCGGGCATGTGGCAGCCCACGCCGCAGCATCTGGCCAAGTTCCGGCAGGAGATTGATTACAATGTGGATGAGTTGAAACGCATTATCGAAGCGCCCGACTTTAAGGCGTACTTCCCGGAAATCTGGGGCGAAACCATGAAAACAGCCCCGAAAGGCTACACCGCCGATCATCCGGAAATCGAACTGCTGCGCCGGAAACAGCTGTTTTTCATGCACCGGTATTCGGACCGGGAAGTCCTGAGTCCCGGTTTTGCCGAGGAAATTCTGAAAGGCATGCGGCTCCTCAAGCCCTACTGCGACTACCTGAATTACCTCTTTTTCGACGAAGAGTAA
- a CDS encoding putative glycolipid-binding domain-containing protein, whose translation MDQVNHLLWQALEWTGLEYFTLRSESGGWLAAGQLVGLYEDRPYSIRYRVQLDSGWQVKEAAFWNGQEPQPFLRLFSDTNGNWYDHEKKPLPRLSGCVDVDITLTPFTNSLPIHRLSFLPDQPRSIAVAYIQLPEGKVDRAEQIYTQRAADLYRFEQPALNFTADIRVDANGFVTDYPDLFRRLY comes from the coding sequence ATGGACCAGGTTAACCATCTGCTCTGGCAGGCTCTCGAATGGACGGGTCTGGAGTATTTTACGCTGCGATCCGAATCGGGCGGCTGGCTGGCCGCGGGGCAGCTCGTTGGCTTGTACGAAGACAGGCCGTACTCGATTCGTTATCGGGTACAATTGGATTCCGGGTGGCAGGTGAAGGAAGCGGCTTTCTGGAACGGGCAGGAACCCCAGCCCTTTCTCCGGCTTTTTTCGGACACGAACGGCAACTGGTACGATCACGAAAAGAAGCCGCTGCCCCGGCTGAGCGGCTGCGTTGATGTGGACATAACCCTGACGCCCTTTACCAATTCGCTGCCCATCCACCGGCTTTCTTTTCTGCCCGATCAACCCCGGTCCATTGCCGTCGCTTACATTCAGCTACCGGAAGGAAAGGTTGATCGGGCCGAGCAGATTTACACGCAACGGGCGGCCGACCTGTATCGCTTCGAGCAGCCCGCCTTAAACTTCACGGCGGATATCCGGGTGGATGCCAACGGCTTTGTGACGGATTACCCGGACCTCTTCAGACGCCTATACTGA
- a CDS encoding winged helix-turn-helix transcriptional regulator, whose amino-acid sequence MENLPELEHSQCRGILRPVRDALDILNGKWKLPIIVALMFGEKRFGEIAREVQGITDRMLSKELQDLVMNGLVKRTVEDSFPIKVTYKLTEHSESLKEVIEALRKWGADHRTYLRQEDKVL is encoded by the coding sequence ATGGAAAATCTCCCGGAACTGGAGCATTCTCAATGCAGGGGTATCCTGCGGCCGGTACGCGACGCCCTTGATATTCTGAACGGCAAGTGGAAACTGCCGATTATCGTGGCCCTGATGTTCGGCGAAAAGCGATTTGGAGAAATTGCCCGCGAAGTGCAGGGCATCACGGACCGGATGCTGTCGAAAGAACTGCAGGATCTGGTGATGAACGGGCTGGTCAAACGGACCGTCGAAGATTCGTTTCCCATCAAAGTAACCTACAAGCTCACGGAGCACAGCGAGTCGCTGAAAGAGGTGATCGAAGCGTTGCGGAAGTGGGGGGCGGACCACCGGACGTACCTCAGGCAGGAAGACAAGGTGTTGTAG
- a CDS encoding pirin family protein, whose product METTTLIPNDLTIRRKLVTVHSPAAEPGFLGAGHQARAVIQTGFAQSDPFIMLMDDVLDKKDEKPAGGPHPHAGFETVSLLIEGELGNGEHRMKAGDFQMMTAGSGIIHTETIDKKSRMRLLQMWLTLSKEDRWAQPRVQDMALESVPKVLGDGLEIRVYSGSLAGVTSPLKNHVPLILADIQLKAGVRTTLQLPASFNAFLYGIGGSVAVGEEQTPLAENQVGWLDRRTEEADSTLELEGGPTGGRVVLYAGQPQGDPIVSYGPFIGDTQRDIMRLYGDYHAGKMKHVSTLPGEQAFVY is encoded by the coding sequence ATGGAAACGACAACGCTGATACCCAACGACCTGACCATCCGTCGTAAACTGGTCACTGTTCACTCGCCTGCTGCCGAGCCGGGCTTTCTGGGGGCCGGTCACCAGGCCCGGGCCGTCATCCAGACCGGCTTCGCGCAAAGCGACCCGTTCATCATGCTCATGGATGACGTGCTGGATAAAAAAGACGAAAAACCGGCGGGCGGTCCGCATCCGCATGCGGGCTTCGAGACGGTTTCGCTCCTGATCGAAGGCGAACTCGGCAACGGCGAGCACCGGATGAAAGCCGGGGATTTTCAGATGATGACGGCCGGAAGCGGCATCATTCACACGGAAACAATCGACAAAAAAAGCCGGATGCGGCTGCTGCAAATGTGGCTGACGCTGTCCAAAGAAGACCGCTGGGCCCAGCCGCGGGTGCAGGACATGGCGCTGGAAAGCGTGCCCAAAGTGCTCGGCGACGGCCTGGAAATCCGTGTGTATAGCGGCTCGCTCGCCGGTGTGACCTCCCCGCTGAAAAACCACGTACCGCTGATTCTGGCGGATATCCAACTGAAAGCAGGCGTCCGGACGACGCTCCAACTCCCCGCTTCGTTCAACGCCTTTCTGTACGGGATCGGCGGAAGTGTCGCCGTTGGGGAGGAACAGACGCCGCTGGCCGAAAATCAGGTCGGCTGGCTGGACCGTCGGACGGAGGAAGCTGACAGCACTCTCGAACTGGAAGGCGGACCGACCGGCGGACGGGTTGTGCTCTACGCCGGACAACCGCAGGGCGACCCCATCGTTTCGTACGGGCCGTTTATCGGCGACACCCAGCGCGACATCATGCGGCTCTACGGAGACTACCATGCGGGCAAGATGAAACACGTTTCGACCCTGCCCGGGGAGCAGGCGTTTGTCTATTAA
- a CDS encoding DoxX family protein produces MKPSIVRILTILFTVLSVGTTLLSAAFKLMRAPNVVEGLTKAGVGDFIPFLAAMEIGFALLYLYPKTMKLGFILLSCYFAGALSTELSHGAPLNAITPLVLLWISAFLREKNIFLPNQRTTLN; encoded by the coding sequence ATGAAACCTTCAATAGTACGCATTTTAACAATTCTGTTCACCGTTTTATCGGTCGGAACGACGCTCCTCAGCGCAGCTTTCAAGCTGATGCGGGCCCCTAATGTGGTGGAGGGCCTGACCAAAGCCGGAGTCGGCGACTTCATTCCGTTTCTGGCCGCGATGGAGATCGGTTTCGCGCTGCTGTACCTGTATCCCAAAACCATGAAACTGGGCTTTATCTTGCTCTCCTGCTACTTTGCCGGGGCGCTTTCAACCGAGCTTTCGCACGGAGCTCCCCTGAACGCCATTACGCCGCTGGTGCTGCTCTGGATTTCGGCGTTTCTGCGGGAAAAGAACATTTTCCTGCCCAATCAGCGAACGACCCTGAACTGA
- a CDS encoding TonB-dependent receptor, with protein sequence MLKATFPFFALLLSVTGHAQTLETDTLRLNEVTVRAFESNRRLLETAAPVNLLGRRDLQQRFAGTPTLVPAMNTLPGVRMEERSPGSYRLSIRGSSLRSPFGVRNVKVYWNDLPLTDAGGNTYLNAIDIRSLGRVEVIKGPAGSLYGAGTGGTLLLSGLNVPAGAGRAEVGTLAGSYGLFGHQWTVQSGKGNNALSLNYNHLQSDGYRQNSSAVHDNLNLMATFRVSPDQSISVLGFYSDLNYRTPGGLNEAQYRADPRQARPSTRTVPGSVDQQAGIYQKTGYLGVSHLYRFSQRVQNTTVLYGSLVDFANPFITNYEKRADQGVGGRTTTQVQLLTERLPTVLTFGAEWQHNFTITRNYGNRRGVLDTLQTDDELKATQSVLFAQTETDLPLGFRLTLGLSRNEVAYGFTRFSTVPVRTQTRAFEPVWLPRVALLKKIGETMSVFGSLSTGYSAPTVAEIRPSERTFNTTLQAERGVNAEIGLRGRILDRLQFDVAAYRFALRESITRRTTEDGSEFFVNAGRTEQLGLETQLAFDLVRPGEGRVLRVARLWNNLTLNNYRFRDFRQGAADVSGNRITGVAPTVVVSGLDLEIQPGFYAHVTQQFIDRFPLTDANTVQSEVARLLNATVGFRRAFGAFTVDAFASGDNLLDQTYSLGYDLNAFGGRYYNASARRNFSGGVRLGVRF encoded by the coding sequence ATGCTTAAAGCCACATTTCCTTTTTTCGCCCTGCTTCTCTCCGTAACGGGACACGCCCAGACGCTGGAAACCGATACGCTTCGCCTGAACGAGGTGACGGTCCGCGCTTTTGAAAGCAACCGCCGACTGCTCGAAACGGCCGCGCCGGTGAACCTGCTCGGCCGCCGGGATTTACAACAACGCTTTGCCGGAACGCCCACGCTGGTGCCCGCCATGAATACCCTGCCCGGTGTCCGGATGGAAGAACGCTCGCCGGGCAGCTACCGGCTGAGCATCCGGGGCAGCTCGCTCCGGTCGCCGTTCGGGGTGCGCAACGTCAAGGTGTACTGGAACGACCTGCCCCTGACCGATGCGGGCGGCAATACCTACCTGAATGCCATCGATATCCGCTCTCTTGGGCGTGTGGAAGTAATTAAGGGCCCGGCAGGCAGCCTTTACGGAGCCGGAACGGGCGGTACGCTGCTGCTTTCGGGATTGAACGTGCCAGCCGGAGCGGGCCGCGCCGAAGTCGGGACGCTGGCGGGTTCGTACGGACTCTTTGGTCACCAGTGGACGGTACAGAGCGGCAAGGGAAATAATGCCCTTTCGCTGAATTACAACCATCTGCAAAGCGACGGCTACCGGCAGAACAGCAGCGCCGTTCACGACAACCTGAACCTGATGGCGACCTTCCGGGTGAGCCCCGACCAGTCGATTTCGGTGCTGGGCTTTTATTCCGACCTGAATTACCGGACGCCGGGCGGGCTGAACGAAGCACAGTACCGGGCCGATCCGCGGCAGGCGCGTCCGTCTACGCGGACCGTGCCGGGCAGTGTGGACCAGCAGGCGGGCATTTACCAGAAAACGGGGTATCTGGGCGTTTCACACCTGTACCGGTTCAGCCAGCGGGTGCAGAACACGACCGTACTGTACGGCTCGCTGGTCGATTTCGCCAATCCGTTTATCACCAACTACGAAAAACGGGCCGATCAGGGTGTCGGGGGCCGCACAACCACCCAGGTTCAACTGCTGACAGAACGCCTGCCGACCGTGCTGACTTTCGGGGCTGAATGGCAGCATAACTTTACGATTACCCGCAACTACGGCAACCGGCGGGGCGTCCTGGATACGCTGCAAACCGACGACGAACTGAAAGCCACCCAGTCGGTGCTGTTTGCCCAGACGGAAACCGACCTGCCGCTGGGTTTCCGGTTGACGCTGGGCCTGAGCCGCAACGAGGTGGCCTACGGGTTTACGCGCTTTTCCACGGTGCCGGTCCGGACCCAGACCCGGGCGTTTGAGCCGGTCTGGCTGCCCCGCGTTGCGTTACTAAAGAAAATCGGAGAGACAATGTCGGTTTTTGGCAGCCTGAGTACGGGCTATTCCGCCCCGACGGTCGCCGAAATCCGCCCGTCCGAGCGGACGTTCAACACGACCTTGCAAGCCGAGCGGGGCGTTAACGCTGAAATCGGCCTTCGGGGCCGGATTCTGGACCGCTTGCAATTCGACGTGGCCGCTTACCGGTTTGCCCTGCGGGAATCCATCACGCGGCGCACGACGGAAGACGGGTCCGAGTTTTTTGTCAACGCCGGACGAACCGAACAACTGGGTCTGGAAACCCAACTGGCCTTTGACCTCGTCCGGCCGGGTGAGGGGCGGGTTCTGCGGGTGGCGAGGCTCTGGAATAACCTGACGCTGAACAACTACCGTTTTCGCGACTTCCGGCAGGGAGCTGCCGATGTGTCGGGCAACCGAATTACCGGTGTGGCCCCGACGGTCGTGGTCAGCGGCCTGGACCTTGAAATTCAGCCCGGTTTTTACGCCCACGTGACCCAGCAGTTTATCGACAGATTTCCGCTGACTGATGCCAACACGGTCCAGTCGGAGGTGGCGCGGCTGCTGAACGCCACGGTCGGTTTCCGGCGCGCTTTCGGGGCCTTCACGGTGGACGCTTTCGCGAGCGGCGACAACCTGCTCGACCAGACTTACAGCCTCGGCTACGACCTGAACGCGTTTGGCGGCCGGTACTACAACGCCTCCGCCCGGCGCAACTTCTCGGGCGGCGTACGGCTGGGCGTGCGGTTCTAG
- a CDS encoding RNA 2'-phosphotransferase — MISDKELTRISKFLSFVLRHQPAAIGIQLDQNGWADVNDLIQKANAHGIRFDRETLNHLVATNSKKRFAFNDTYERIRASQGHSFDIELGNNSQKPPQILFHGTSENSVQSILDSGLKKQSRQYVHLSRDSETAIKVGQRHGKPVVLRVFAEEMYNENFQFFLSDNGVWLTDNVPAKYLNRYNERD, encoded by the coding sequence ATGATAAGCGATAAGGAGCTAACCAGGATTAGCAAATTTTTAAGTTTTGTATTAAGACACCAACCCGCAGCAATTGGGATTCAACTTGATCAAAATGGCTGGGCAGACGTCAATGATCTCATTCAAAAAGCAAACGCCCACGGAATACGGTTCGACAGAGAAACTTTAAATCACCTCGTTGCAACGAACTCAAAGAAACGATTTGCTTTTAACGATACCTATGAAAGGATTCGAGCCAGCCAGGGGCATTCATTTGACATTGAGTTAGGAAATAATAGCCAAAAGCCTCCCCAAATACTATTTCATGGAACAAGCGAAAATTCCGTTCAATCAATACTTGACTCAGGACTTAAAAAGCAAAGCAGGCAGTATGTTCATTTGAGTAGGGACTCAGAAACTGCAATCAAGGTTGGGCAACGGCATGGAAAGCCCGTTGTGCTTAGAGTGTTTGCGGAGGAAATGTACAATGAAAATTTTCAATTCTTCCTTTCAGACAATGGTGTCTGGTTGACGGACAATGTGCCGGCAAAGTATTTGAATCGATATAACGAGAGAGATTAA
- a CDS encoding VOC family protein, whose product MKRVTGIGGVFFKCKDPKAATEWYQKHLGLDTNPYGATFEWYESPDSTKKAQTQWTPFAQDSTYFDQDFMINYRVENLEALVDELKKEGVTIVDKIETYDYGKFIHILDGEGNKIQLWEATD is encoded by the coding sequence ATGAAGAGAGTAACAGGAATAGGGGGCGTTTTCTTTAAATGCAAAGACCCAAAAGCAGCAACAGAATGGTACCAGAAACACCTTGGGCTTGACACTAATCCTTACGGTGCGACTTTTGAGTGGTATGAAAGTCCAGACAGCACCAAAAAGGCTCAAACGCAATGGACACCTTTTGCACAAGATTCAACGTACTTTGATCAGGACTTCATGATAAATTATCGAGTAGAAAACCTGGAAGCACTTGTTGACGAACTAAAAAAAGAAGGAGTAACAATAGTGGACAAAATTGAAACTTACGACTATGGCAAGTTTATCCACATTCTTGACGGAGAAGGAAACAAAATTCAACTTTGGGAAGCAACTGACTAA
- a CDS encoding DinB family protein, whose product MNTVQKLIQDVAIARTSYLDNISGLTEIQAGWKPDPDSWTIVEITEHLFWAEQGGILGMWKTLHAVRNGSMVRTYDSIHKDMPIEQVVDLTWQPKEKVPAVAAPRLGGTLSFWRSSLSSLQEVLSAFGEDLQDDERRLQAHPHPISGPLDFQQRIEFLRFHLNRHNGQVSDLLTKMPH is encoded by the coding sequence TTGAATACGGTTCAAAAGCTTATCCAGGACGTAGCCATCGCCCGGACTTCATACCTCGACAACATATCCGGCCTTACCGAGATTCAGGCGGGCTGGAAGCCTGACCCTGACAGTTGGACTATCGTAGAAATCACCGAACATCTTTTCTGGGCAGAACAAGGGGGTATTCTTGGCATGTGGAAAACCCTGCACGCCGTCAGAAATGGGAGTATGGTCCGCACGTATGATTCGATTCACAAGGACATGCCCATCGAACAGGTGGTTGATCTGACCTGGCAGCCTAAGGAAAAAGTGCCGGCCGTGGCGGCGCCCCGGCTTGGCGGCACCTTATCCTTCTGGCGGTCCTCCCTAAGCAGCCTGCAGGAAGTCCTGAGCGCATTCGGCGAAGACCTACAGGACGATGAACGGAGATTGCAGGCACACCCGCACCCAATTTCAGGACCTTTGGATTTTCAGCAACGCATTGAATTCTTACGTTTCCACCTGAACCGGCACAACGGTCAGGTTAGTGATCTGCTTACAAAAATGCCTCACTAA